A DNA window from Campylobacter lari contains the following coding sequences:
- a CDS encoding RsmB/NOP family class I SAM-dependent RNA methyltransferase produces MALLDLNTALDEIYTKEQKEQILQSFNQEKYVNIFRNSLLIDNEKLEEILNEKNIKFEKIDLYCYKIPSIFKSKLSSMNAFNEGKFYIQNYSSYLCTKTLGVKAGESVLDMCAAPGGKSLNLANFMQNEGYLASCELSKTRFFTLKKTMENYQVKIAKCFLKDARTIGKACPLKFDKILLDAPCSTFAKMGFEIQKNTKEIKQIANLQKKLLHSALLALKHGGELVYSTCTFLREENEAVLENALRSENFKLELLDFDLLNVNFINAKSDDFDLSFAKRVLPDNYADGFFIAKVKKY; encoded by the coding sequence ATGGCCTTGCTTGATTTAAATACAGCTTTAGATGAAATTTATACAAAAGAGCAAAAAGAACAAATCCTTCAAAGTTTTAATCAAGAAAAATATGTCAATATTTTTAGAAATTCTTTGCTTATTGACAATGAAAAACTAGAAGAAATTCTAAATGAAAAAAATATAAAATTTGAAAAAATTGATTTGTATTGTTATAAAATACCTAGTATTTTTAAAAGCAAATTAAGCTCAATGAATGCTTTTAATGAGGGTAAGTTTTATATACAAAATTATTCTTCGTATTTATGTACTAAAACTTTGGGTGTTAAAGCTGGTGAGAGTGTATTAGATATGTGTGCAGCTCCTGGTGGAAAAAGTTTAAATTTGGCCAATTTTATGCAAAATGAGGGTTATTTAGCAAGTTGTGAATTATCTAAAACACGCTTTTTTACCTTAAAAAAAACTATGGAAAATTATCAAGTTAAAATTGCAAAATGCTTTTTAAAAGACGCACGCACTATAGGTAAAGCTTGTCCTTTGAAATTTGATAAAATTTTGCTTGATGCGCCTTGTTCAACTTTTGCAAAAATGGGTTTTGAAATACAAAAAAACACAAAAGAAATTAAGCAAATAGCAAATTTACAAAAAAAACTTTTACATTCAGCATTACTAGCCTTAAAACATGGTGGGGAATTGGTTTATAGTACTTGTACATTTTTAAGAGAAGAAAATGAAGCTGTTTTAGAAAATGCGTTAAGAAGTGAAAATTTTAAATTAGAATTACTAGATTTTGATTTATTAAATGTTAACTTCATTAATGCAAAAAGTGATGATTTTGACTTGTCATTTGCCAAAAGAGTTTTACCAGATAATTATGCAGATGGGTTTTTTATAGCAAAAGTGAAAAAATATTAA
- the rpsO gene encoding 30S ribosomal protein S15 produces MALDSAKKAEIVAKFARKEGDTGSPEVQIALLSARISDLTEHLKIYKKDFSSRLGLLKLVGQRKRLLSYLKRKDYQAYSKLISELNLRDK; encoded by the coding sequence ATGGCTTTAGATTCGGCTAAAAAAGCAGAAATAGTTGCAAAATTTGCTAGAAAAGAAGGAGATACTGGTTCTCCAGAAGTTCAAATCGCACTTTTAAGTGCAAGAATTTCAGATTTAACAGAACATTTAAAAATCTACAAAAAAGATTTTTCTTCTCGTTTAGGTCTTTTAAAGCTTGTTGGTCAAAGAAAAAGACTTTTATCTTATCTAAAAAGAAAAGATTATCAAGCTTATTCTAAATTAATCAGCGAATTAAATTTAAGAGATAAATAA